One genomic window of Bactrocera dorsalis isolate Fly_Bdor chromosome 4, ASM2337382v1, whole genome shotgun sequence includes the following:
- the LOC105233444 gene encoding anosmin-1 — protein sequence MDNALSVNPVSTSIWTILFLLQYVQHILGKQLAHVSHYNAAAIQHCSAIDVKDKIVELQCNAKCSVDSVRTTMEDPQICFQQCQASIYREPRRGFCPNKRNFTLPELSPLQQLICFDNCLYDSDCPLVQKCCDIGCGPVCVEAIDVREDALLPPIPKIIYSKLGRGNKVEIRIESSANSTYYCHVEVRYHFGVSYAERKLSPWQCQLVEKIAEISDARSKRIDISFNLKPGYWYQARVAAINAYGFRGYSEPSKVFRLTHNPKPPKSPADVQVVSAIFNGHHYKVKIAWCPSKSNLPIEKYKVIWSLYVRNNDESVITNETYVKDAHYFEIKELLPESSYYIQVQSISINGSRRLKSDKCSVLYNTTQPAEPYRPLRCSHHGHEQEQTIDTNSENPLSRTNERAPKPTTLAVSTVQGYEVNYRFSRKFGMIVHITGFLPHKEKVYELCPKESNCEQREYSAIRVKQDAVEFDRLKFDTTYVLKAYRSNSFGESARAVNSYFSFTTPKCEAFKNRFPKETLKC from the exons ATGGATAATGCGCTCTCAGTTAACCCTGTGTCCACCTCTATTTGGACTATACTTTTCCTGTTACAATATGTTCAGCACATTTTGGGCAAGCAGCTCGCTCACGTCTCGCACTATAACGCGGCAGCTATTCAACACTGCTCAGCCATTGATGTGAAGGATAAAATTGTGGAGCTACAATGTAATGCCAAATGTTCGGTCGATAGTGTGAGGACTACCATGGAAGATCCGCAAATCTGTTTTCAACAGTGCCAAGCGTCCATTTATCGTGAACCACGACGCGGTTTCTGCCCGAACAAGAGAAATTTTACACTACCCGAACTCTCGCCATTACAGCAGCTGATCTGCTTCGACAACTGCCTGTACGACTCCGACTGTCCCTTGGTGCAGAAGTGTTGCGACATTGGCTGCGGACCGGTTTGCGTCGAAGCGATCGACGTGCGGGAGGATGCATTGTTGCCACCAATACCGAAAATCATATACTCCAAATTGGGGCGCGGAAATAAGGTGGAAATTAGAATTGAATCTTCAGCAAATTCTACTTATTATTGTCATGTGGAAGTGCGGTATCATTTCGGCGTATCCTACGCTGAGCGAAAGCTTAGTCCGTGGCAATGTCAACTGGTGGAGAAAATTGCTGAGATTTCGGATGCACGCAGCAAAAG AATTGATATATCGTTTAATCTTAAACCTGGTTACTGGTATCAAGCGCGTGTTGCGGCAATTAATGCATACGGTTTTCGTGGCTATTCTGAACCCTCCAAAGTATTTCGCTTAACGCATA ATCCCAAGCCTCCCAAGTCTCCCGCTGATGTGCAAGTAgtttccgccatttttaatGGTCACCATTATAAGGTGAAAATTGCTTGGTGCCCATCAAAGTCGAATTTGCCGATTGAAAAGTATAAAGTCATATGGTCGCTCTATGTGAGAAATAACGATGAATCAGTTATAACGAATGAAACATACGTCAAAGAT GCACACTATTTCGAAATAAAGGAACTTTTGCCTGAGTCCAGCTACTACATTCAAGTCCAGTCCATATCCATAAATGGCAGTCGACGTTTGAAGTCTGACAAGTGCTCAGTACTCTATAACACGACCCAACCTGCGGAGCCCTACAGACCACTCAGGTGTTCGCATCACGGCCATGAACAAGAACAGACTATTGACACCAACAGTGAAAACCCCTTATCACGAACCAATGAAAGAGCGCCCAAGCCAACTACATTAGCAGTATCAACTGTTCAAGGATATGAAGTCAATTATCGGTTTAGTCGTAAGTTTGGCATGATTGTACACATAACGGGATTTTTACCACACAAAGAAAA GGTTTACGAATTATGTCCAAAAGAAAGCAATTGTGAGCAGCGAGAATACAGCGCGATAAGGGTGAAG CAAGATGCTGTGGAATTTGACAGACTAAAATTTGATACCACTTATGTGCTCAAAGCTTACAGATCCAACTCTTTCGGCGAGTCAGCACGTGCGGTGAatagttatttttcatttacgaCACCGAAATGTGAGGCCTTCAAAAATCGCTTTCCAAAAGAGACTTTAAAATGTTAG